A genomic window from Caldicellulosiruptor kronotskyensis 2002 includes:
- a CDS encoding glycoside hydrolase family 88/105 protein, with protein sequence MQKLKQLAKENYSVKMADSVLFKFPDLIDKWQYDYGVVFKGLEYIYENTKNEKYFKYIKKNMDYFVKEDGSIKKYSLDEYNIDHINNGKAVLFLYRKTGEEKYKKAAQHLREQLKTHPRTVEGGFWHKKIYPHQMWLDGIYMGSPFYAEYATLIGKDEAEEIFDDVARQVILCAKHTKDPVTGLHYHGWDESRQQKWANKITGCSPNFWGRALGWFAMAIVDVLDFLPQNHQSRDTILAIFRQLIDAVLKYQDPETGVWYQVVNYIGKNGNYPEASASCMFVYALAKGIHNGYLSSKYLDALERAYEGIIYRFLEKDHNGHLSLNGVCMVAGLGGNPYRDGSYEYYISEPIKTDDLKGVGAFLKASAWVERLF encoded by the coding sequence ATGCAAAAATTAAAACAGCTCGCAAAAGAAAACTATTCTGTCAAAATGGCAGATAGTGTACTTTTTAAGTTTCCAGATCTTATTGATAAATGGCAATATGACTATGGTGTTGTGTTCAAAGGTTTAGAATATATTTATGAAAACACCAAAAATGAGAAATATTTTAAATACATAAAGAAAAATATGGACTATTTTGTCAAAGAAGATGGAAGCATAAAAAAATATTCTCTTGATGAATACAACATAGACCATATAAACAATGGTAAAGCTGTATTGTTCTTGTATAGAAAAACAGGTGAAGAAAAGTACAAAAAAGCAGCTCAGCATTTAAGAGAACAGCTCAAGACTCATCCAAGAACGGTAGAAGGTGGATTTTGGCACAAAAAGATATACCCGCACCAGATGTGGCTTGATGGGATATATATGGGTTCGCCATTTTATGCTGAGTATGCAACTTTGATAGGAAAAGATGAAGCAGAAGAGATATTCGACGATGTTGCAAGACAGGTCATTCTTTGTGCAAAGCATACTAAAGACCCAGTGACTGGTCTTCATTATCACGGCTGGGATGAAAGCAGACAGCAAAAATGGGCAAATAAAATCACAGGCTGCTCTCCAAATTTCTGGGGAAGAGCACTTGGCTGGTTTGCAATGGCAATAGTTGATGTTCTCGATTTTCTTCCACAGAATCACCAATCAAGAGATACAATTTTAGCTATATTCAGGCAGCTCATTGACGCTGTTTTAAAGTATCAAGACCCAGAGACAGGTGTGTGGTATCAAGTTGTAAACTATATTGGTAAAAATGGTAACTATCCAGAAGCTTCGGCATCATGTATGTTTGTATATGCACTTGCAAAAGGCATACACAATGGATACCTTTCTTCAAAGTACTTAGATGCATTAGAAAGGGCATATGAGGGGATAATTTATAGGTTCTTAGAAAAAGACCACAATGGACATTTGAGCTTAAATGGAGTTTGTATGGTTGCAGGGCTTGGTGGGAATCCGTACAGAGATGGTTCATATGAATATTACATCAGTGAGCCAATAAAAACAGATGATTTGAAAGGTGTTGGAGCGTTTTTGAAAGCTTCTGCATGGGTTGAAAGACTTTTTTAG
- a CDS encoding glycoside hydrolase family 28 protein, translating into MIYNVCDFGAKGNGVDKDTEAFKKAIEVCEKNGGGTVYVPAGIYHVGALHLKSNMTLYIESGAVLKFSQDEEDYPLVYTRWEGEEMQVYSPLIYAEDAENVAVVGFGTIDGQGEKWWRLHRNKELKYPRPRSICFYRCNNVTIEGIKIINSPSWTVNPIECQNVTVHNIKIQNPYDSPNTDGINPESCKGVRISNCYIDVGDDCVTLKSGTEDCKERIPCENITITNCIMAHGHGGVVIGSEMSGGVRNVVISNCIFEGTDRGIRIKTRRGRGGVVEDIRVSNIVMKNVMCPFAFYMYYHCGKGGKEKRVWDKSPYPVDESTPIVRRIYISDVVVREARAAAGFLYGLTEMPIEDVVFSNVTVEMAQNPEPELPAMMSYLDPMAKRGFVINTVKNIRFMNVTVLEQEGAAFELNNCENVEFYRCRSKDTNDYEKILSLNNVSSLVTD; encoded by the coding sequence ATGATTTACAATGTTTGTGATTTTGGTGCGAAAGGAAACGGAGTAGATAAAGACACAGAAGCGTTTAAAAAAGCAATTGAGGTATGTGAAAAAAACGGTGGTGGAACAGTTTATGTTCCCGCTGGTATTTATCATGTAGGTGCACTACATCTTAAAAGTAACATGACACTTTATATTGAAAGCGGTGCTGTGCTGAAATTTTCACAGGATGAAGAAGACTATCCACTTGTATACACAAGATGGGAAGGCGAAGAGATGCAGGTTTACTCTCCACTGATATATGCAGAAGATGCAGAAAATGTTGCAGTAGTGGGGTTTGGCACAATTGATGGACAGGGCGAAAAGTGGTGGCGTCTTCACAGAAATAAAGAGTTAAAATATCCAAGACCTCGTTCTATCTGTTTTTACAGGTGTAACAACGTTACTATCGAAGGAATAAAGATTATAAACTCTCCAAGCTGGACGGTAAATCCCATAGAGTGCCAGAATGTTACAGTTCACAATATAAAGATTCAAAATCCATATGATTCACCAAACACAGATGGGATAAATCCGGAGTCATGTAAAGGCGTCAGAATATCAAACTGCTACATAGATGTTGGTGATGATTGTGTGACGCTAAAGTCTGGAACAGAAGACTGCAAAGAAAGAATACCTTGTGAGAATATTACAATAACAAACTGTATAATGGCACACGGTCATGGCGGTGTTGTTATCGGAAGTGAGATGAGTGGCGGTGTTCGGAATGTTGTTATTTCAAACTGTATTTTTGAAGGTACGGATAGAGGAATAAGAATAAAAACAAGACGAGGTCGTGGAGGAGTTGTTGAGGATATAAGAGTTTCGAACATTGTGATGAAAAATGTGATGTGTCCGTTTGCGTTTTATATGTATTATCACTGCGGCAAGGGCGGAAAAGAAAAGAGAGTTTGGGACAAATCTCCTTATCCTGTTGATGAATCGACCCCAATTGTAAGGAGGATTTATATAAGCGATGTGGTTGTAAGAGAGGCAAGAGCAGCAGCAGGGTTTTTATACGGTCTTACAGAGATGCCAATTGAAGATGTTGTATTTTCAAATGTCACAGTTGAGATGGCGCAAAACCCTGAGCCTGAGCTTCCTGCTATGATGAGCTATTTAGACCCCATGGCAAAAAGAGGGTTTGTCATAAATACTGTAAAGAACATAAGATTTATGAATGTTACTGTACTGGAACAGGAAGGTGCTGCTTTTGAACTTAACAATTGTGAGAATGTAGAGTTTTATAGATGCAGAAGCAAAGACACAAATGATTATGAAAAGATTTTGAGTCTGAACAACGTTTCTTCACTTGTTACTGATTAG
- a CDS encoding lactate utilization protein — protein sequence MNKYKMWHNELIAKDIVERLNRKKYNAFYAPTLEDAKNKVLELIPEGSSIALGGSVTIEELGLIEIFRNGPYKLFDRYKPMTAEERIELFRQSLLADVLVTSTNAITKNGELVNVDCSGNRVSAMIFGPKKVIIVAGVNKVVEDLDEAFKRLKKIAPMNSKRNNHKTPCIETGYCMDCQIKARMCNYITIINHGMKFEGRINIIIVPFEIGF from the coding sequence ATGAACAAATATAAAATGTGGCACAATGAGCTGATTGCTAAGGACATTGTTGAGAGGCTAAATAGAAAAAAATATAATGCATTTTATGCACCAACCTTGGAAGATGCAAAAAATAAGGTTTTAGAACTTATCCCCGAGGGTTCAAGTATTGCCCTCGGGGGTTCTGTTACAATAGAAGAGCTTGGACTTATTGAAATATTCAGAAACGGTCCATATAAACTTTTTGATAGATACAAACCAATGACTGCTGAAGAAAGGATAGAACTTTTTAGACAATCGCTTTTGGCAGATGTACTTGTCACTTCAACAAATGCAATAACAAAAAATGGTGAGCTTGTAAATGTTGATTGTTCGGGCAACAGAGTATCTGCTATGATATTTGGGCCAAAAAAAGTAATAATTGTTGCTGGAGTTAACAAAGTTGTAGAAGACCTTGATGAGGCGTTCAAAAGATTGAAAAAGATTGCACCCATGAACTCTAAAAGAAATAATCACAAAACACCATGTATTGAAACAGGATACTGCATGGACTGTCAAATAAAAGCAAGGATGTGCAACTATATAACCATAATCAACCATGGAATGAAATTCGAAGGACGTATAAATATTATTATTGTGCCTTTTGAGATAGGATTCTAA
- a CDS encoding fibronectin type III domain-containing protein, with protein MKKKKLISLVIMLVFLVNSVIGVSTVFMVNAFAGTWPVTWNYTVIGDSTYQPGSPVGSFDHQTGKITVSATQAEINRTSTQTATTVDYFPFVYTQVNNTIFTAYVYINDPILFTNANSNYPRGGLIVRNGLGIQDSYYAALVEYNSASSTKWDLRAQRRFGSTAGSSTRSAISFPCVLKIVRSSSTNIAAYYGEVNTNTGVITWYGPIGARSDAGVLNSTLYVGVGIAVQGSNGNPATLQTSFVRIKDGVADSNTSPQNLSDIFNLPQKPQLIVESGDSQAKLMWSYDRNAISYDILLSEDGSNFNLVASNVTETSEGLLVVQGNAFYTINGLTNGKQYFVKVRAKNEYGVTESDPVIVVPEKPTPPAKPTVIQTAYSDGWVSIKWKTVSKATYYVVYIGDAPNNYTDWKIVNDNGLPNQTYECKFDNLINKKPYYLRLFAGNNVGLSEGSDEVVIVPYPIPAIPTFEVIPGVLELTVKWNKVEDAERYTLYLGKSSKNYTISAIVYDDGSPFYTYTFKKLEGLQYYITMNAANNSGTSANAQEVSAMPLLPQHYVTNLVVYDQDNAANWSLRYNLQVGSKIFGDRDYAVVSMPTVLEGAYWISTANLSRSYNATPVIASFIVTEDVDIYVAIDSRLYTSNQVPVFLSTWDLTDYKIIDNGTNPQVTYLLYKKSFSKGSLVELGYQGVSSGCVFYFVLMKKQLFSIDSEDIVYTNKPVYNIKGKIFAGASVTIKKANEIVATYDTADQDREFNISISLQEGENLIEFSAISTDGYISNRLIKIVYDSTSPKITFKQTPVEYENETPSAIIKFVCDEDIYINIKVNEQTVLDNVYCPALQDKELLVPLSEGNNTISLTAKDKSGNIAAYQWVTVYEYMIKNISFVDDYENQITSLTANAVINVLARAENKLNISKDIAIVIAYYNSANQMIGYSISYDTVLPNSSEELLAGIQMPSYINGLKVKAFIWNSLEGMIPLSSVIDLK; from the coding sequence ATGAAAAAGAAAAAATTAATAAGCTTGGTAATTATGTTAGTTTTTTTGGTCAATAGCGTGATTGGAGTTAGCACGGTATTTATGGTAAATGCATTTGCGGGTACATGGCCAGTTACGTGGAACTACACAGTAATAGGTGACTCGACATACCAACCAGGCTCGCCTGTTGGTTCATTTGACCATCAGACAGGCAAAATTACTGTCAGTGCAACTCAGGCTGAAATTAACAGAACGTCCACCCAAACTGCAACAACAGTAGATTATTTTCCTTTTGTATACACGCAGGTCAACAATACTATATTTACAGCCTATGTCTATATTAATGACCCAATTTTATTCACTAATGCAAATTCTAACTATCCAAGAGGTGGTTTGATAGTAAGAAACGGGCTTGGAATACAAGATAGCTATTATGCTGCACTTGTCGAATATAACAGCGCAAGTTCAACAAAGTGGGATTTAAGAGCTCAAAGGAGATTTGGAAGTACAGCAGGTTCATCAACTCGTAGCGCAATATCTTTTCCGTGTGTATTAAAAATTGTAAGGTCATCATCAACAAATATAGCTGCGTATTATGGTGAAGTTAACACAAACACAGGAGTAATAACATGGTATGGACCAATCGGTGCAAGGTCTGATGCAGGGGTTTTAAATTCAACATTATACGTAGGTGTTGGTATAGCGGTTCAAGGGAGTAATGGGAATCCGGCAACACTTCAGACAAGTTTTGTAAGAATAAAAGATGGGGTAGCAGACTCAAATACATCGCCCCAAAATTTATCAGATATATTTAATCTTCCACAAAAGCCACAACTTATAGTAGAAAGTGGAGATTCGCAGGCAAAACTTATGTGGAGTTATGATAGAAATGCTATTTCTTATGACATATTGCTTTCAGAGGATGGTTCAAACTTTAACCTTGTAGCATCTAATGTAACAGAAACAAGTGAAGGTCTCTTGGTTGTTCAAGGAAATGCCTTTTATACTATAAACGGTCTTACAAATGGCAAACAATATTTTGTAAAAGTGAGAGCCAAAAACGAATATGGAGTGACTGAATCAGACCCTGTTATAGTTGTTCCAGAAAAACCAACTCCACCGGCCAAACCAACAGTTATACAAACTGCATATAGTGATGGCTGGGTTTCAATTAAGTGGAAAACAGTATCCAAAGCTACTTATTACGTTGTATATATAGGTGATGCACCAAATAATTATACAGATTGGAAAATAGTTAATGATAATGGTCTTCCAAATCAGACATATGAATGTAAGTTTGATAACCTTATTAACAAGAAACCTTATTATTTGAGGCTTTTTGCAGGGAACAATGTAGGCCTTAGTGAAGGTTCAGATGAAGTTGTGATTGTACCATACCCAATACCTGCAATACCTACGTTTGAAGTAATTCCTGGTGTGCTTGAACTTACTGTAAAATGGAATAAAGTAGAGGATGCTGAAAGATATACTCTATATTTAGGGAAAAGTTCTAAAAATTATACTATTAGTGCTATTGTTTATGACGATGGCAGCCCATTTTATACCTATACATTCAAGAAATTGGAAGGGTTACAATACTATATTACGATGAATGCAGCGAATAATAGCGGTACAAGTGCAAATGCCCAAGAAGTTTCAGCAATGCCTTTGCTGCCACAACATTATGTTACAAATTTAGTTGTGTATGACCAGGACAACGCGGCAAATTGGTCGCTTCGATACAATTTGCAAGTTGGGAGTAAAATTTTTGGAGACAGAGATTATGCTGTTGTATCCATGCCAACAGTCTTGGAAGGGGCTTATTGGATTAGTACTGCTAATCTTTCAAGGTCTTATAATGCCACACCAGTGATTGCAAGCTTTATTGTAACAGAGGATGTTGACATATATGTTGCTATTGATTCGAGACTTTATACATCTAATCAGGTACCAGTGTTCTTGAGTACTTGGGATCTTACAGACTACAAAATAATTGATAACGGGACAAATCCTCAAGTAACATATTTACTCTATAAAAAGTCTTTTAGTAAAGGTTCGTTGGTTGAACTTGGTTATCAAGGTGTTAGTAGCGGATGTGTATTTTATTTCGTTTTAATGAAAAAACAACTATTTTCCATTGATTCTGAAGATATTGTTTATACTAATAAACCAGTATATAACATTAAAGGCAAAATATTTGCTGGTGCTTCAGTAACTATTAAGAAGGCTAACGAAATTGTTGCAACATATGATACTGCTGACCAAGATAGAGAATTTAACATAAGTATTAGTCTTCAGGAAGGCGAAAATTTGATAGAGTTTTCAGCTATATCTACCGACGGATATATTTCAAATAGACTTATAAAAATTGTATATGACTCTACCTCTCCTAAGATTACCTTTAAACAAACTCCGGTTGAATACGAAAATGAAACACCTTCAGCTATTATAAAGTTTGTTTGCGACGAGGATATTTATATAAACATAAAAGTCAATGAACAAACTGTCTTAGACAATGTATATTGTCCAGCACTACAAGACAAAGAACTATTAGTTCCTCTAAGTGAAGGAAATAATACGATATCACTAACAGCAAAAGACAAGTCTGGTAATATAGCCGCATATCAGTGGGTAACAGTTTATGAATATATGATTAAAAACATAAGTTTTGTTGATGACTATGAAAATCAGATTACAAGTTTGACAGCAAATGCCGTAATAAATGTCCTTGCAAGGGCAGAAAATAAGTTAAATATAAGCAAAGATATAGCTATTGTTATTGCATATTACAATAGTGCAAATCAGATGATAGGATATAGTATCTCATATGATACCGTCTTGCCAAATTCATCAGAAGAACTTTTGGCGGGAATTCAGATGCCTTCGTATATTAATGGTCTAAAAGTAAAAGCGTTTATATGGAACTCATTGGAAGGAATGATTCCACTTTCATCTGTTATTGACCTCAAATAA
- a CDS encoding pectinesterase family protein, whose translation MRKRLLSIFVIVTFLLSLMPFNLITKAENLVPAFPGAEGAGMYTTGGRGGDVYEVTNLNDSGPGSLRDGVKLSNVTIVFRVSGTIHLKSELVISGSNITIAGQTAPGDGITIADYGVRITGSNIIIRYLRFRPGSANINSEPDALTSFGGSKNIIIDHCSFSWSVDETLSIYRTENLTVQWCIAAESLTMSGHWKGRHGYGGIWGGYNATWHHNLLMSHTSRLPRVNVGSAPIPEAKVEFINNVIYNWGFNNTYGGENTTLSLINNYYKPGPGTQDTVMSRIANPTPNGYQSSWYISGNVLEGNSDVTNNNELGITASGTYTKLTEPVDIPGEVTIQDAQTAYQEVLAKAGAVYPKRDAVDARLVNEVKNGLGRFINTEAEVGGYPELQSAQAPQDTDHDGMPDNWEISNGLNPNDPSDRNGYKFGNGYTNLENYLNSLVDMNYAPKNPEVTIVNPKYNAIVNAKSALKIEARANAFDGANITKVVFYDNGVKIGEDTTAPFSYTIGAVEEGIHYLVAVAYDSNGLSTQSTAVRIYAKGSDASLPWKIADIGNPAIKTAASFDNNGVLTIAANGKIGGSTDSFGYVYRKVYGDAELVARIDYLEKVDHNAFAGLMIRSSLDPGSPAAFIAKSYVKAEKLTQPTAVRFISRQVPNAQMPNTSDVDASSPNTVVNIDISWLKIKKVGTVVEAAYSLDGITWSTIGSYNLDLGNEYYIGFAVDSAQVTNQLYNYNVAKFSNISLIATDNFIEIYNHENDWINNGEYKVKGYANMDGKVTVKNLINGDSKSIDVIRQSEFELPVKLESGINTIAVNMQSTDASKTRQAVLNVVYDDRQPSISWISKPQPTVLSSAYKIAFSSNEDVYVTLLQDDMVVYQDCYIKANIPATFDINFEKGRNKIEVIVKDLGGNVTKEEFDVIYLASFDIMVDKNYAGNDGDIVNGVRIFKTVQAAVNSVPTNNTKRTVIFIKSGRYYEKITINSPNISLIGEDPMTTILTYDVAAGTPKPDGTGTYGTSGSASVTINSGAINFTAENITFENAFDENQPISSKQAVAVRSLADKMVFKNCRFIGNQDTLYADAGRQYFKDCYIEGDVDFIFGAAQAVFENCTIFSVDRAGITPKGYVTAASTKKTDNFGFLFLNCKFVSNVTVANSVYLGRPWHPSADLNRWVNVVIRESYLGEHINDYGWTAMSSTDSNGNTIWFYPQNERFYEYKNYGPGAKINDFRPQLDDVMAQVYTKQNVLDGWDADSFIDTVYDPIKVYIGNPRKDSTTKINYTVNIAADSDCELTVKKGNEVVYTNPSYTANTQITVPVVLSDGTNNILIIASKAGENVAKLITVDFINYAPEITVVQAPASKTTKSTVTVKAKISKNGTVTFKRNGESLGSINVEANKEFSYDYSLVEGENTLELVVVDEGGNIRITTFRVVYEIDWGSNAFSVQIVQVKNIAGSILNAIGSNKDIVVTVNIKNNTGLTRTGTVVVGVFDSTGKLVVYAGKKISIEAGKTITYRAGLKINYVNGPLVKAYVVDALKTKNYLSNIASFK comes from the coding sequence GTGAGAAAAAGATTGCTGAGTATATTTGTCATAGTCACATTTTTATTAAGTTTAATGCCTTTTAATTTGATAACAAAAGCTGAAAATTTAGTACCTGCCTTTCCTGGTGCAGAGGGTGCAGGAATGTACACAACAGGTGGTCGTGGAGGAGATGTGTATGAGGTTACCAATTTGAATGATAGTGGACCAGGGTCGCTAAGAGATGGTGTAAAACTTAGCAATGTTACAATAGTTTTCAGGGTATCAGGAACAATACATTTAAAGTCGGAGCTCGTAATAAGTGGTTCGAACATTACAATAGCTGGCCAGACAGCACCTGGTGATGGAATTACCATTGCTGACTATGGAGTAAGAATTACAGGCAGTAATATTATCATTAGATACTTAAGATTTAGACCTGGAAGTGCAAATATTAATTCTGAACCCGATGCTCTTACAAGCTTTGGTGGAAGCAAAAACATTATAATTGACCACTGCTCGTTTAGCTGGTCGGTAGATGAAACACTTTCAATATACAGGACAGAAAATTTAACAGTTCAATGGTGCATAGCTGCAGAAAGTTTGACTATGTCAGGGCACTGGAAGGGAAGACACGGGTACGGTGGTATCTGGGGTGGATACAATGCAACATGGCATCACAACCTTTTGATGAGCCACACAAGTAGACTTCCACGCGTGAATGTAGGTAGCGCTCCAATCCCAGAAGCAAAAGTGGAATTTATAAATAACGTAATTTATAACTGGGGATTTAATAACACATATGGTGGTGAAAATACTACCTTAAGCCTTATAAACAACTATTACAAACCTGGGCCTGGAACTCAGGATACTGTAATGTCAAGAATTGCGAATCCAACTCCAAATGGTTATCAGTCATCATGGTATATATCAGGGAATGTTCTTGAAGGTAATAGTGACGTAACAAATAACAACGAATTAGGTATAACTGCAAGTGGCACATATACAAAACTAACAGAACCTGTAGATATTCCAGGAGAGGTAACCATTCAGGATGCTCAAACTGCATATCAAGAAGTACTTGCTAAAGCCGGTGCTGTATATCCAAAGAGAGATGCAGTTGATGCAAGACTTGTCAATGAAGTAAAGAACGGTTTGGGAAGATTTATCAACACAGAGGCAGAAGTTGGAGGGTACCCGGAACTGCAATCAGCACAGGCGCCACAGGACACTGACCATGACGGTATGCCAGATAACTGGGAGATTTCAAATGGTCTCAATCCTAATGATCCGAGTGACAGAAATGGATATAAATTTGGCAATGGATATACAAACCTTGAAAATTACCTTAATTCACTTGTAGATATGAACTACGCACCTAAAAACCCAGAGGTAACGATTGTGAATCCAAAATATAATGCCATTGTCAATGCAAAATCAGCATTGAAAATTGAGGCCAGAGCAAATGCATTTGACGGGGCAAATATTACCAAAGTAGTTTTCTATGATAATGGAGTAAAAATCGGTGAGGATACAACAGCACCATTTTCGTATACAATAGGTGCAGTTGAAGAAGGAATACATTATCTTGTAGCTGTTGCCTATGACTCAAATGGACTTTCTACGCAATCGACCGCAGTGAGAATATATGCAAAGGGTTCTGATGCTTCTTTACCATGGAAAATTGCTGACATAGGAAATCCAGCAATAAAAACTGCTGCGTCGTTTGACAACAATGGAGTTTTGACAATTGCTGCAAATGGTAAGATAGGTGGTTCAACTGATTCATTTGGGTATGTCTACAGAAAGGTTTATGGTGATGCTGAACTTGTTGCCAGGATAGATTATCTTGAAAAGGTTGATCATAACGCATTTGCAGGTTTAATGATTAGAAGTTCACTTGATCCTGGTTCTCCGGCAGCATTTATAGCAAAATCATATGTAAAAGCTGAAAAGCTTACTCAACCAACAGCTGTAAGATTTATCTCAAGACAAGTACCAAATGCACAAATGCCAAATACAAGCGATGTTGATGCAAGCTCACCAAATACAGTGGTGAATATTGATATATCATGGCTTAAAATAAAAAAAGTGGGTACAGTTGTTGAGGCAGCATATTCGCTTGATGGTATTACATGGAGTACAATTGGAAGTTATAATCTGGACCTTGGTAATGAATATTATATTGGTTTTGCTGTTGATTCTGCTCAAGTAACAAATCAGCTTTACAACTATAATGTTGCAAAGTTTTCGAATATTAGTTTAATTGCAACAGATAACTTTATTGAAATATACAATCATGAAAATGACTGGATAAATAATGGAGAATATAAAGTAAAAGGTTACGCTAATATGGACGGAAAGGTTACGGTTAAAAATTTAATCAATGGAGATAGCAAAAGTATAGATGTTATTAGACAGAGTGAGTTTGAGTTGCCTGTTAAACTTGAGTCTGGTATTAACACAATTGCTGTAAATATGCAGTCAACAGATGCATCAAAAACAAGACAAGCCGTTTTGAATGTAGTATATGATGACAGACAGCCTTCTATCAGCTGGATATCAAAACCGCAGCCAACTGTTCTTAGCAGTGCATATAAAATAGCATTTTCTTCAAATGAAGATGTTTATGTTACGTTGTTACAAGATGACATGGTTGTATATCAGGATTGCTATATAAAAGCTAACATACCTGCAACCTTTGATATAAACTTTGAAAAAGGAAGAAATAAAATTGAAGTTATTGTCAAAGATTTAGGTGGAAATGTAACAAAAGAGGAATTTGATGTTATATACCTTGCAAGTTTCGATATCATGGTTGATAAAAACTATGCAGGAAATGATGGAGATATTGTAAATGGAGTAAGAATATTTAAAACTGTTCAAGCAGCAGTAAACAGTGTTCCAACAAATAATACAAAAAGAACTGTCATCTTTATTAAAAGTGGAAGATATTATGAAAAGATAACCATAAATTCACCAAACATAAGCTTGATTGGCGAAGATCCAATGACAACGATTTTAACCTATGATGTTGCTGCAGGAACACCAAAACCAGACGGGACTGGAACTTATGGGACATCTGGCAGCGCAAGTGTAACTATTAACAGTGGAGCTATTAACTTTACTGCAGAAAATATAACATTTGAGAATGCGTTTGATGAAAACCAGCCAATCTCAAGCAAACAGGCTGTTGCTGTAAGGTCACTTGCTGATAAAATGGTATTTAAAAATTGCAGATTTATAGGCAATCAAGACACCTTGTATGCAGACGCGGGGAGACAATACTTTAAAGATTGCTATATTGAAGGTGATGTTGACTTTATATTTGGTGCTGCTCAGGCTGTTTTTGAAAACTGTACCATCTTCTCAGTAGACAGAGCAGGAATTACACCTAAAGGATATGTAACAGCTGCATCTACAAAAAAGACAGACAATTTTGGTTTCTTGTTTTTAAACTGCAAATTCGTATCAAACGTGACAGTAGCAAATTCAGTTTATTTAGGAAGACCATGGCATCCAAGTGCTGATTTGAACAGATGGGTAAATGTTGTAATTAGGGAATCGTATTTGGGTGAGCATATAAACGATTATGGATGGACAGCTATGAGTTCAACTGATAGCAACGGTAATACAATTTGGTTTTATCCACAAAATGAGAGATTCTATGAATATAAAAACTATGGACCTGGTGCTAAAATAAATGATTTTAGACCACAGCTTGATGATGTTATGGCACAGGTTTACACAAAACAGAATGTATTAGATGGCTGGGATGCTGACAGTTTCATAGATACAGTTTATGATCCAATTAAAGTTTATATTGGGAATCCTCGAAAAGACTCTACAACAAAGATAAATTATACTGTGAACATAGCTGCAGATTCAGACTGCGAACTGACAGTGAAAAAAGGAAACGAGGTGGTTTACACCAATCCTTCCTACACCGCAAATACACAGATAACTGTTCCAGTTGTTTTATCAGATGGAACAAATAACATACTTATTATTGCTTCAAAAGCGGGTGAAAATGTAGCAAAACTGATAACTGTAGATTTTATAAACTATGCTCCTGAAATAACAGTTGTTCAAGCACCGGCATCGAAAACCACAAAATCAACAGTAACGGTAAAAGCAAAGATAAGTAAAAATGGAACTGTAACTTTCAAACGAAATGGAGAAAGTTTAGGAAGCATTAATGTCGAAGCAAATAAAGAGTTCAGTTACGATTATTCTCTGGTAGAAGGAGAAAATACTTTGGAATTGGTTGTTGTTGATGAAGGTGGAAATATTAGAATAACAACATTCAGAGTTGTTTACGAGATTGATTGGGGTTCAAATGCTTTTTCAGTTCAGATTGTTCAAGTTAAAAACATAGCTGGTTCTATCTTGAATGCAATAGGTTCTAACAAAGACATAGTGGTTACTGTAAATATCAAGAACAACACAGGACTTACAAGAACCGGAACAGTAGTAGTTGGAGTGTTTGATTCAACAGGTAAATTGGTTGTATATGCAGGTAAAAAGATATCAATAGAGGCTGGGAAGACTATAACATACAGGGCAGGCTTGAAAATAAATTATGTTAATGGACCATTAGTAAAAGCATATGTTGTGGATGCTTTAAAGACAAAGAATTATCTTTCTAATATTGCATCATTTAAATAA